In Oncorhynchus masou masou isolate Uvic2021 chromosome 28, UVic_Omas_1.1, whole genome shotgun sequence, the DNA window aaaatgaaatagcgcccccatagatgtaacaggttaagttacctgtgatgaatgttaaacaaaaactgtaatttctatatgcaggaaatcctattttaataatgGGCATGGTAAGAATTGACGACCAAAGTGCGAGTCATAATTCCCATGACACCTTCTAGCAAAATCTGAAAAGCAGTTCCTTCATTTATTCTATAGGATATTTTTTAGattcacttaaaataaggtctgtgtttcgtgtaggcttgcACCACCGTGCCAATTTTATAACTGTGTAGATATCCATAGGACAAGGTAACTCTGATCAATATTGGCTAAATATAAGCGAAGATAATTTTTTTGTAGAGTGGATTTATGGAATATGTTGACAAACGTTACCTTATCCTACTGAGATTTACACAGGTATCAAAACGCCGAGGCAATTTAAGCCTGCACgcaacacagaccttatttgaagtagatcaaggcattctctatggaagacatgaacggtaaaataacgaaggaacccctttcaagttcagccgcaagttattacaggaattataACGCGTCGACTCtttctctctaaaccatatacctttgactaatccggaaactatcacctCGAAAACAAAACGACTattccgttccgtattttatctaacgggtggcatccatgagtctaaatattcctgttacattgcacaaccttcaatgttatgtcataattacataaaattaGTTGGCAAAGAGcaaggcggcccaaactgttgcatataccctgactctgcgtgcaatgaatgcaagagaaatgacacaatttcacctggttaatattgcctgctaacctggattcttttagctaaatatgcaggtttaaaaatatatacttctatgtattgattttaagaaaggcattgatgtttatgattAAGCACACATTGGAGCAATGACAgtcattgattgattgttttttataagataagtttaatgctagctagcaacttgtagcggtatttattagagaggggtaaagaaagattttgttcgggcgccaggcaggtattaaccatgccgaaaggaaaagagtagaatagagagagtatcactaccagacccacacacatcagcagaagagactgcctagagtgtagcctgtttaccagatagccagtggagagaaaagagaataaacaccatataaaacccacatcacagcacaggggtaaccccaacaagaatacctcatacaataatactaataatggcagagcaattcaacagcaacttcatacaagaacgaacccagtcatcaacagaggatttgcaataatctgtaaTATTTTCTAGTGGATGggtgcagagggtatgaatgtggggggtgttcatcgacacaacaaaggccttaaaaatgtccacagtcttctcggccacatgtcattagtacacctcacctcaatacagttcacaacttgcaagcaacctcccttttaactaaaatgttcatcaaaatacttctggcagggcaataatagtccagctctaatgaacttcaatgggaagtgcatttgaaaaatagagagtctgttgcagggtaaagcactggaacgagagggaagagaaagagagagaaaaagaaaaatcttagctgtggtcgtcaggcctgccggtgtactgtctgactgtcccatggtttgttggtttgtatgttaaagcttcacaacaatgttgctactaatccatgcgatccataacgggcGCGGTCCCAAAAACAACCACGATCTAAAGCAATCACACCGATGATagagttaaatactttataaactacaaacgctgaaaacaaacaaaacttctgcagcacagcacacacaatcaaactgtcgcgccacccaagagcccctccccaaagagctgaatgagctctttatttcctccttccttactgctcatgcgctcttaaagtggcagtgcacggtgaaggctccgtgCAGATTTCGCCACAAACTTACCTtagcttactgcatttgcgtaacgggcaggctcctcgtggagtgcaatgtaatcaggtgttagagcattggactagttaactgcaagattggatcccccgagctgacagggttaaaaatctgtcgttctgcctcattcctaggccgtcattgaaaataagaatgtgttcttaaaacctcttgaaactccccatcccggatccgggattgtgactaagcctcaggctcattagcataacgcaacgttaacgatttctgaaaatcgcaaataaaattaaaataatgcgtttgctctcaagcttagccttttcttaacaacactgtcatctcagattttcaaaatatgcttttgaaccatagaaattgactaatttgtgtaagagtatgcaaagctagcatagcattttgtgtagcatgtagcacgcaacattttcacataagccagataaccaaataaataaaatcatttacctttgaagagcttctgatgttttcaatgaggagactcccagccacataccaaatgcgcagtgtttcctgaaagcgtctgtgtgtaggagaaatcgttccgttttctacattgcgcctggctaccgaaacgaaccgaaaatgcagtcacctacaatgtgaaactttttccggattaactacataatatcgaccgaaacatggcaaacgttgtttggaatcaatcctcaaggtgttttttcacatatctcttcattgacatgcagttcgtggaagcttgcttctctctctgtgccccatggaaaaatactggcaggtgacttttgcgcaccaatttcggcgcaggacaccgggcggacacgtggtaaatgtggtctcttatggtcaatcttccaacgatctgcctacaaatacgtcacaatgctgcagacaccttggggaaacgacagaaagggcagactcattcctcttgcgttcacagccatataaggagatcatgaaagacagagcctcaaaaatccttgtcatttcctggatgccaagtcatggttttgcctgaagctcacgttaaagggcacgcacagagaagatatttgtatttctggacacgtcagagtgttttcttttgaacagtagcaattatatgcatagtcgagcatctttttgtgacaaaatatcttgtttaaaacgggaacgtttttcttccaaaaatgaaatagcgccaccataagtgtaagaggttaactgacttgcctagttaaataaagattaaataaaaggtGCAAAAAATAAATACTTTTAAAAGAATCAGCAATTCGGCGCCCAAAAAtaacgatttccgattgttatgaaaacttgaaatcggccctaattaatcggccattccgattaaatcggtcgacctcatatatatatatatattcacacacacacactagaggtcgacccattttaatcggaatggacgattaattagggccgattacattgcactccacaaggagactgcgtaacaggctgactacctgttatgtgagtgcagcaaggagccaaggtaaggtgctagctagcattaatctTATAAAaaactagttaactacacacggttgatgatattactagtttatctagcatgtcctgcgttgcatataatcggtgcctgttaatttatcattgaatcacagcttacttcaccaaacgggtgatttaacaagcgcattcgcaaaaaaaagcactgttgttgcaccaatttgtacctaaccataaacaccaactcctttcttaaaatcaatacacatgtatattttttaaaccgGCATATTTAGTtaattgcctgctaacatgaatttattttaactagggaaattgtgttcTGGATTTgaacatattaatgacctaaggctcgtatttctgtgtgttattatattataattaagtctatgatttgatgtctgactgagcagtggaaagcagcagcaggctcgcaagcattcattcaaacagcacttttgtgcgttttgccagtagctcttcgctgtgcttcaagcattgcactgtttatgacttcaagcctatcaactcccgggattaggctggcaatactaaagtacctattagaacatccaatagtcaaaggtatatgaaatacaaatggtatagagagaaatagtcctataataactacaacctaaaacttcttacctgggaatattgaagattcatgttaaaaggaaccaccagctttcatatgttctcatgttctgagcaaggaacttaaacgttagcacatattgcacttttactttcttctccaacactgtttgtcattatttaaaccaaattgaacatgtttcattatttatttgagactaaattgatttgatgtattatattaagttaaaataagtgttcattgttcattcagtattgttgtaattgtcattattacaaatatgtatgtatttaaaaataaaatgtaaaaacgtCTGATTAATCGTTATCGGCTTTTTGTGGTCCTCCAATAATGGGTATCGGCGTTAAAAtaataattggtcgacctctaatatatacacacacacacaataaatatatattatacacacacacacacacacagtatgctaGTGAGTAATGGCGCCATCCTCCTTACCATGGGTCTGATGAAGCGTTCATATTTGGGAGGCTTGCGGGTGAAGTTGTCACCTACAAAGCACACTTTGGTCACCATCCTCTTCCAGGCCTTCTTCTGCCTCTTGCCTGTACGGATTACTTTGAGCACCTCCGTCTCCCCCTGGGCCCGAACCTTGGGCAGGGGCACCTCCCATTTAccctacagggagaaacagaataTCCGATCAGAGAGCATTTCAGGACACCTTTAAGAACCTGTTTTCAACTAAACTGGCTTGGGCTTTGCACACTTTCATTGAAAGTGCATTTAAGTTAAGGACTAGGCTTAATATGGGATTGCTGGAAACCAATCCATACAGTTTTATGTTGACATTTGAAACAATGTCAGCTAGGTATTGTTCCCTTTTATACAAGATAATCTGTCCAGACATACACTGTCTTTGGTGAGACATGatgaaaacacaaacaagaaaaaGAAAGGCATCGAATACTCACAgccttctccttcctcttctgtTTGATCATGTTGGAGAGGATCTTGGCGCGtgactgtccctctctgtccagCAAGTAGGCTGGTACTGCTCCCTCAGGCGTCTTGTCGTCGTTCTTCTGCTTGGTCTTCCTCTGTTCGTGCATTTTGAGGCTGTGGTGAGACAGGTTGTGGTACATAGCTGTCAACAAACAGCAGCAATGGCAAATCAAAGGAGACATTTGTTTGCCCACGCTAAAGACAGCTATATTGGTccattaatacaggactagtaaaggcccagtgcactactttcaaaaAATGTTATTCTGATTTTTCAAAGGGTGCTGCAGCATGGTAGTGTAAAACTATATACTCACGTCTTCTTCATCTGGATCTTCTCAGAGTGCCTCTGTTTGTGGTAGAGTTTTGCCTTCAGACCAATCATCTTCCTGGCTTTATGTGAGCGCTCATGGGCCTCACggctctccttcttcctcttcctctcctgatGGTCCAGGCGCTGGCCATGGCGCTTGCGATGTAACTCAATGTGTTCGTTCTGGGGCTGGGGTAAAAGGCAAAGAAGGATCACAATTCGACTTCTTTTTAAAAGGGTTAGGGCTGTCTGAATGTGTGTTAAGTAAACAAACATCACAAATAATGAATTATTTCTGAATATATAAAGATCGGCTTACTTGGCTCAAGCATCCTCAAAATATGTTTGGAATGATGACCATTAAAGTAACTTGGTTAGCTAATTGCTGATTGATTAGCGTTAGCTACTTGAGGTAAGGCAAGATCAAAACAATTCAGTCCAGCGGGCCTAATCCTATAGTATGTTTCATTGTCATTTCAAATGGTATTAACTATTGTGCATCGGATTTGCAAATATGTATCTGAAACAAGCCGTGGTTTTATATCTAGAGCAGTTCgaccaacaaaacacatttgaGACACTGTCGTCAGGCGTCTGCCACATGTTAGCTAGGCAGCTAGCTAACTTTGCATGCTAACACATTTTCCCATCAAATGTTATACGTGAATATCTTACCATTTTGTGTCTTGAATGTTACGTGTTCTGGTACAATACTTATTTGATTTAATTGGTTGtttcaaatgtgtttttcttttgtCGTTTTGACTTAAGGCTTGGGTCTTTGGTGTTTATTTTCCCCGAAGCCAGAATTTTAGAGGAAGTACGTGACTGGAGTGTCCTCAAACAAATTCCGGAATGAAACCTGGTGCGAGGGTTCAGGAACTGTCCCGTTGCACACTATAAACTGTACTAAATTGACGAGTTACCTATAAATTactaatacaattttaaaaatctGGCCAGTTTTAATACTCATtacactttttaaaatgtaaaacCGAAAGTTAAATTCTGATGGAAATGCTGTTGGGAATGTATTTTGAAGGTTGCTTTCATGAGGAAAGTGTGAGGAAAATTAGGAAAATGTGGATAGATTTCTTATAGTTGGATCATTGAGATATGAATACATTACTGTTTTTGATTATTGTTATCATGAAAAATGATTGCCAGGCATTTAAAGAATGTGTTTAGCTTATTTGACAGCCAGTTCATGGCCAACAGTAGGTGCTAAGTTGAGTTGAGCAGGGGTGAaactgccatcaaggcaaagaatctttgaagaatctaaaaaaatgttttttatttgtttaacaccgTTTTAGTTACCCCATGATtcgatgtgttatttcatagttgatgtcttcactattgttctacaatgtagacaatagtaataaaataaaatctttgaatgtgtaggtgtaaacaaacttttgactggtactgtagatataaAACagtgtttaataaaataaactagGCTATATGTACTGAACTTGTCTGATCCTTTAAGCAggctgtttgattaaataattatgACACATATTACTCAAGAGGGAGCCAaagataaaaaaatgtaaaaaacagtTCAATGCTCCTCCCGCTGCTGCTGGCCTTCACAGATTCGGCCATTATGCTCCTGAAGTTGCCTGTAATAAATAGGCTACACCAGCAGTCAGCAACCTTTATCATTTGGAGTGCCAATTTATCTTCCAAATTTTACCAATCTGAGTGCCAGTTGTGATTTGCATATATTTGTGGAACAGTTGCATCTAGTATCTCA includes these proteins:
- the LOC135518176 gene encoding ribosome biogenesis protein NSA2 homolog, translated to MPQNEHIELHRKRHGQRLDHQERKRKKESREAHERSHKARKMIGLKAKLYHKQRHSEKIQMKKTLKMHEQRKTKQKNDDKTPEGAVPAYLLDREGQSRAKILSNMIKQKRKEKAGKWEVPLPKVRAQGETEVLKVIRTGKRQKKAWKRMVTKVCFVGDNFTRKPPKYERFIRPMGLRFKKAHVTHPELKATFCLPILGVKKNPSSPLYTTLGVITKGTVVEVNVSELGLVTQGGKVIWGKYAQVTNNPENDGCINAVLLV